One Alkalicoccus halolimnae DNA segment encodes these proteins:
- a CDS encoding gluconokinase produces MRELVIGLDIGTTSVKAVVFETKGAIVAEAEEYIETIHPKSGWSEQKPEAIEQAAVLSLAKAVQKADIQEGEWTAVGISAAMHSLICLDESGNPLSNAIIWSDGRASDEAESLRKNGGDQVYQNTGTPIHPMTPLTKLMWMKNTGYEPYEQAASFVSIKEYITRKWFGETYIDYAMASATGMFNIHSFEWDEKALKLAGIDRSRLGTISGPETVLHGMNEAKALAAGIPQDLPFVLGAADGQLANLGEGAIEPGEAAVSAGTSGAIRQFMKGTRVSKDMSTFSYAFSKDLSIVGGPTNNGGIVIQWLKDLFKFEGSHEEFLALAEETEPGAQGLLFFPYINGERAPLWDQRAKGNFSGVQLEHKQPEFVRAVLEGITFNLYQIGRSLDEAAGETTKICVNGGLARSKIWVQILADVFGRDIHLSESHHGAAWGAAWTALVATGRASSYEEIKNYLPKSEIVPANEERHRQYKKIYARYEKIGRDIVNHF; encoded by the coding sequence AGGGAACTTGTAATAGGACTGGACATTGGAACTACGAGTGTGAAAGCGGTTGTTTTTGAAACAAAGGGAGCGATTGTTGCGGAAGCTGAAGAATATATCGAAACCATTCACCCAAAGAGCGGATGGTCAGAGCAGAAGCCGGAGGCAATAGAACAGGCTGCGGTTCTTTCGCTTGCGAAAGCGGTTCAGAAAGCGGATATCCAGGAAGGGGAATGGACAGCGGTCGGCATTTCTGCAGCGATGCATTCACTGATCTGCCTGGATGAATCAGGAAATCCTTTGTCTAATGCGATTATCTGGTCAGACGGCCGAGCATCGGATGAAGCAGAAAGTCTGCGCAAAAACGGCGGGGATCAGGTATATCAGAATACAGGAACTCCCATTCATCCAATGACGCCGCTTACGAAACTGATGTGGATGAAGAATACAGGTTATGAGCCTTATGAACAGGCAGCTTCGTTTGTATCGATTAAGGAGTATATTACCCGGAAATGGTTTGGAGAGACTTACATAGATTACGCAATGGCCTCAGCTACCGGAATGTTTAATATTCATTCATTTGAGTGGGACGAGAAAGCCCTGAAGCTTGCAGGAATTGACCGCAGCCGGCTCGGTACGATAAGCGGCCCGGAGACGGTGCTCCACGGTATGAATGAAGCAAAAGCACTGGCAGCAGGAATTCCACAAGACCTTCCTTTCGTTCTTGGAGCGGCAGATGGACAGCTGGCTAACCTTGGAGAAGGGGCGATTGAGCCTGGAGAAGCGGCTGTTTCTGCCGGTACGAGCGGCGCGATCCGCCAGTTTATGAAAGGGACCCGTGTCAGTAAAGATATGTCCACTTTCAGCTATGCTTTTTCAAAAGACCTGTCGATCGTCGGCGGACCGACAAACAATGGAGGAATCGTGATTCAGTGGCTGAAAGATCTTTTTAAATTTGAAGGGAGCCACGAGGAATTTTTAGCCCTTGCTGAGGAAACGGAGCCGGGAGCCCAAGGCCTTCTTTTCTTCCCTTATATTAACGGAGAACGGGCCCCATTATGGGATCAAAGAGCAAAAGGGAATTTTTCCGGCGTACAGCTGGAGCATAAACAGCCGGAGTTTGTGCGCGCCGTGCTGGAAGGCATTACGTTTAACCTTTATCAAATAGGAAGGTCCCTTGACGAAGCAGCAGGCGAAACGACTAAGATCTGTGTAAATGGAGGCCTTGCCCGTTCGAAAATATGGGTACAGATTTTAGCGGACGTATTCGGCCGGGATATCCATCTTTCCGAGTCGCATCACGGAGCCGCATGGGGAGCTGCCTGGACCGCCCTCGTTGCTACTGGACGCGCTTCCTCTTATGAAGAAATTAAAAACTACCTGCCAAAAAGTGAAATTGTTCCCGCAAACGAAGAACGTCACCGGCAGTATAAGAAGATATATGCCCGCTACGAGAAAATAGGCCGGGACATCGTCAACCACTTTTAG
- a CDS encoding cell wall hydrolase translates to MNIRFLMFPVTSLLAVLIFFSFSAQTAEAALQQESRGAEVTELQEQLIQMGYLHSEATGYFGPLTDQAVRNFQSDFNLGVDGMAGPATANKLTEVKTAAKAVHGEARGEPFEGQVAVAGVIKNRVQSSEFPSTISEVVLQQRQFTAVADGQFYLEPDETAYQAVAEAWKGWDPSQGAMYYYNAQTATSEWIFTRPVKFTIGKHTFAD, encoded by the coding sequence ATGAATATTCGTTTTCTTATGTTTCCCGTAACTTCCCTGCTTGCTGTTCTTATCTTTTTCTCTTTTTCAGCGCAGACAGCTGAAGCTGCCCTCCAGCAGGAAAGCCGTGGAGCTGAAGTAACAGAACTTCAAGAGCAGCTGATTCAAATGGGTTATTTACATAGTGAAGCGACCGGCTACTTCGGTCCGCTTACCGACCAGGCTGTCCGTAATTTCCAATCCGATTTTAACCTCGGCGTAGACGGAATGGCCGGCCCTGCTACGGCCAATAAGTTGACTGAAGTGAAAACGGCGGCCAAGGCTGTGCATGGGGAGGCCCGCGGAGAACCGTTTGAAGGTCAGGTAGCTGTAGCCGGAGTTATTAAAAACCGGGTACAGTCTTCCGAATTCCCATCTACAATAAGCGAGGTCGTGCTTCAGCAGAGGCAGTTCACAGCTGTAGCCGATGGACAGTTTTATCTTGAGCCAGACGAAACGGCCTATCAGGCTGTAGCAGAAGCCTGGAAAGGATGGGATCCTTCCCAGGGGGCGATGTACTATTATAACGCCCAGACAGCCACTTCCGAATGGATCTTCACCCGACCGGTGAAATTCACTATCGGAAAGCATACGTTTGCTGATTAA
- a CDS encoding quinone oxidoreductase family protein — protein MKAVQIHSFGGPEVLTYEEIETPKPHQGEVVVKVSAVGANYADTMRRQNHYVVDTPLPFIPGSEVVGEVVELGEGVTNVQQGDRVVALVGENGYAEYVRINAQTLIPVPETLSDHEAAALPLQGLSAYHIIKTMGRLEKGESILIHAAAGGVGTLAVQLAKRFGAGNIIATASTPEKRELALSLGADQVVDYTKDGWEKEVLELTEGHGADVALEMAGGKIFDQTLDCLAPFGRLVVYGAASGELPNLEPFRLLEKNQSVIGFFLPQMMAKPELFQQSLQELVSLAARKELTFEIGGVYPLKEAARLHEDMENRRTSGKLILEP, from the coding sequence ATGAAAGCAGTACAGATTCATTCATTCGGAGGTCCCGAAGTCTTAACTTATGAAGAAATCGAAACTCCGAAGCCGCATCAGGGAGAAGTCGTCGTAAAAGTGAGCGCGGTCGGAGCCAATTATGCAGATACAATGCGCAGGCAGAATCACTACGTCGTAGATACTCCCCTCCCGTTTATTCCCGGTTCCGAAGTCGTTGGAGAAGTCGTCGAACTCGGGGAAGGAGTAACCAACGTTCAGCAGGGCGACCGGGTTGTCGCGCTTGTCGGAGAAAATGGATATGCGGAATACGTCCGCATCAATGCACAGACGCTGATTCCGGTGCCTGAAACGCTGAGTGACCATGAAGCTGCTGCTCTCCCGCTGCAAGGCTTAAGTGCCTATCACATTATTAAAACTATGGGCAGATTGGAAAAAGGGGAATCAATTCTCATCCATGCCGCTGCCGGCGGTGTCGGTACACTTGCCGTCCAGCTTGCCAAACGGTTTGGCGCAGGCAATATTATCGCAACAGCAAGCACTCCGGAAAAACGCGAACTAGCCCTCTCTCTCGGTGCCGATCAGGTGGTCGACTACACGAAGGACGGATGGGAAAAAGAAGTTCTCGAATTGACAGAAGGCCACGGCGCAGATGTCGCTCTCGAAATGGCCGGTGGGAAAATTTTCGACCAGACGCTCGACTGCCTCGCACCCTTTGGACGTCTCGTCGTTTACGGTGCTGCAAGCGGAGAACTGCCGAATCTGGAACCTTTCCGTCTTCTTGAAAAGAACCAGTCGGTTATCGGTTTCTTCCTCCCTCAGATGATGGCAAAACCGGAACTGTTCCAGCAGAGCCTTCAGGAGCTTGTTTCACTTGCTGCCAGGAAGGAATTGACGTTTGAAATAGGCGGCGTTTATCCACTGAAAGAAGCTGCTCGGCTCCACGAAGATATGGAAAACCGCCGCACGAGCGGAAAACTTATTTTAGAGCCGTAA
- a CDS encoding AbrB family transcriptional regulator, producing MVRGVSVAVIGLCCGFLFDQLHIPAGWLLGSLLFGIIYGLSRSDVHYDGLPFKLALTLVGANIGIMMDRSLFGILGTYFLPLFAVLLLTFLGSFLLARLLYRWAPSLGKRTAFFCCIPGGASEIISLSGDYGADSRIVAAFHTARITFFVLLIPLAASLWKDPVSVPADNSSAILTGEHLLIFTIVIGAAILLNNILTIPAGALLYSILIGFFLGEFIFEIQEAPAYAGAIGQGLIGVMVGVRFDRETFLRLRQSGFISAKIIFLFLLLGFVSAGVFYLFTDTSYAVSLLSIIPAGAAEMSATAYALGLAPTLVASLQIIRVISIFLALPFLLKIIERME from the coding sequence ATGGTACGGGGAGTCTCTGTTGCTGTAATTGGACTGTGCTGTGGATTTTTGTTTGACCAGCTGCATATACCTGCCGGGTGGCTCCTCGGTTCTCTGCTGTTTGGAATTATCTATGGACTGTCCCGTTCTGATGTTCACTATGACGGCCTTCCTTTCAAGCTGGCATTAACGCTTGTAGGAGCCAATATCGGAATTATGATGGACCGTTCCCTCTTCGGCATACTCGGAACATATTTCCTTCCTCTTTTCGCTGTCCTTCTGCTTACCTTCCTCGGAAGTTTTTTATTGGCTCGTCTTTTATACAGATGGGCGCCTTCCCTCGGGAAACGCACAGCTTTTTTCTGCTGTATCCCAGGTGGTGCTTCAGAAATAATCAGCTTGAGCGGGGATTATGGAGCGGACAGCAGAATTGTAGCTGCCTTTCACACGGCACGAATTACTTTTTTTGTGCTTCTTATTCCTTTAGCTGCCTCTCTTTGGAAAGATCCGGTAAGTGTTCCTGCAGATAATTCTTCTGCCATTTTGACTGGAGAACATCTTCTGATTTTTACTATTGTAATTGGTGCAGCCATTCTTTTGAATAATATTTTGACGATCCCTGCCGGCGCTCTGCTTTATTCGATTTTAATCGGCTTTTTTCTTGGAGAGTTTATTTTTGAGATTCAGGAAGCCCCTGCTTATGCAGGCGCAATTGGTCAGGGACTGATCGGCGTGATGGTAGGCGTCCGTTTTGACAGAGAAACTTTTTTGAGACTGCGTCAGAGTGGTTTTATCAGTGCAAAAATCATCTTTCTGTTTTTACTTTTAGGGTTTGTTTCAGCTGGAGTATTCTACTTGTTCACGGACACGTCCTACGCTGTCAGTCTGCTTAGTATCATACCTGCAGGAGCAGCTGAAATGTCAGCTACTGCCTACGCTCTCGGACTGGCTCCCACACTCGTCGCCAGTCTGCAGATTATCCGTGTTATCAGTATATTTCTGGCGCTTCCCTTTCTTCTTAAAATAATCGAAAGAATGGAATAA